The following proteins are co-located in the Dromaius novaehollandiae isolate bDroNov1 chromosome 10, bDroNov1.hap1, whole genome shotgun sequence genome:
- the RSL24D1 gene encoding probable ribosome biogenesis protein RLP24 translates to MRIEKCYFCSGPIYPGHGVMFVRNDCKIFRFCKSKCHKNFKKKRNPRKIRWTKAFRKAAGKELTVDNSFEFEKRRNEPVKYQRELWSKTVDAMKRVEEIKQKRQARFIMNRLKKSKELQKAEDIKEVKQNIHLLRAPHAGKPKQLEDKMVQKLQEDVAMEEDS, encoded by the exons ATGCGGATCGAGAAGTGCTATTTCTGCTCGGGGCCCATCTACCCCGGCCACGGCGTCATGTTCGTGCGCAACGACTGCAAG aTATTTAGATTCTGCAAATCAAAATGccacaaaaactttaaaaagaagcGAAATCCTAGAAAGATCAGATGGACCAAAGCCTTCCGGAAAGCAGCTGGCAAAGAATTGACAGTG GATAATTCATTTGAGTTTGAAAAACGTAGAAATGAACCAGTGAAGTATCAGAGAGAGTTGTGGAGCAAGACTG ttgatgcaatgaagagagtggaagaaatcaagcaaaaacGCCAAGCCAGATTTATTATGAACAG ATTAAAGAAGAGCAAAGAGTTGCAGAAGGCAGAAGACATCAAAGAAGTCAAACAGAATATCCACCTTCTTCGTGCTCCACATGCAG GTAAACCAAAACAGCTGGAGGACAAAATGGTGCAGAAGCTACAAGAGGATGTGGCTATGGAGGAAGATTCCTAA